In the genome of Dyadobacter fermentans DSM 18053, the window TGCGCTCATGGTTTGGCGCTGGCCGGCATCACTGTAATCGAGCAGCATGTGAATGAGCGCTTTTTCAGCGGCATTGATTTCCTTCAAAACCAATGGTTTACGACTGGCTGTATCGGCAAATGCAAATAACTGATAAGCACCGGGGACATACACTCGCGGAAAGTCGGAGGGCAAAGCGCTGTTGAAGTACAGTTTAAAGAACTTTGGAAATCCGTCTGCCAATGCATTCATATTCCGCTGCAAATCAGCCGGATCACCGGCCTTCATCGGTACATTTTCCAATCGGCTGATCCGCTCGGGGGATGCGCCGAGCCAGTACATTTTTTCACCCCCGGCAAGGGCGTTTTCCAGTTCAAATCGGTAGTTTTCGAGCACTGCCCGGTCCGCCTGAACCACGTGGATTACCTCTTTGAGCTCCGTGCCGCCAAACCAATCGGTAATGGGTTTGCTCAATATGAATGCCAACAGGGCAACCAATAAGCAGCGCAAAAGCATCAGCCAGACCTCGTTGAGCCGGAAGCCGCGGTGGCGGAGCGCCGTTTGCTCACCAAGCCAGCGCGTAGCGGCCCAGGCGATCGTCCGGCCTTTTTTCTGGTACCAGAAATGGATGGCAACCGGAATTGCAATGGCCAGCAGGCCCCAGAGCATATATGGCTGTAACAATGTCATGCGCTCTTTTTCCGGGCTAAAAATGCTTTCAAAACCATTCCGATGGGATCGCTCAGCCGTGCGCGTATGAAGCGGACGTGCGGGATTTGCAATGCATTCCTCAATTCATCGAGGTAGGTCTGCATGGATGCGTGAAAACGTATCCCGGCCGATTCCGCGTCGAGCTCTATTTCGCGCCCGCTTTCGAGGTCTTTGAAACGGTAAAATCCTTTCAGATCAAAATCGGCCTCCTGGTCGCCCAGGATTTGAAAAACGACTATTTCTCGGTGCGGACCGGCGAGCGAGCGCACCCAGGAAAGCCACTCGTCGCCTGCCTGAAAAAGGTCGCTCACCAAAATAAGCTGTTCCTTCCTTTTCGACTGAAACTCGGCATGCCGCAGCCCGCCGGATTGCCACGAGCCTTGCGCGCTCGTTTTTTCAAGCCCTACCAGTATTTTCTGGAATGCCTGCTTGGCCGACGAACCCGAACCCGTCCCGCAGATCGTCTCCACGTGACCGTCTCGCAGACCGTATAAGCTCATCTGATCATTCTGAATGTAGCCCAGGTAGGCCAGCGACGCGAGCAGGATTTGCGCATATTGAAGTCGGCTCACGCCGTTTTCCGCATAATTCATGGAACCCGACAGGTCGATCACAAACCGGATCTGGCGATCGCTTTCCGTCGATGATTCCCGGACAAGGTGCTTGTTTGTCCGGGCAAACAGTTTCCAGTCGATCCGCTTGGGATCATCGCCGGGGGCGTAATGCCGGTATTGTTCAAATTCGATGCCGATACCGGAGCGTTTACTGGAATGAATGCCCAGCATCAGCTCCTCGCTCACCAGCTTGCCGGTGAGTTGCAGGTTTTTGAGCTTGATCAGGCTGGACGCCAGTAATCCGGTGGTTTTCTGCATAATGTGATGTTCAAAGTTATCGGGCAGAGAGCAGTTCGTCGATCACCTGGTCGCTGGTAATGCCTTCGGCCTCGGCGCGGAAGTTCATGGCAATGCGGTGACGCAGCACGGGAAATGCCAATGCGCGAATGTCCTCCGGCACCACCGCAAACCGCTCGTGCAGCACGGCCCGCGCCTTCGCGCACAACACGAGCGCCTGGCCCGCGCGCGGTCCCGCACCCCAGTCGCACCATTCGCGCACGAATTGCGAGTCGGTATTCTCCGGCCGCGAAGCACGCACCAGCTGGTTGATCTGAACGAGCAGCTCGTCCGCAATGTGTACCTGACGTGTAAGCTTTTGCAGCTCCGCGATTTCGGTATCCGACAATATCCGGCCGATTTCCGGTTTCAGTGTCCCGGTTGTGGTCCTCAGCACGTCCAGCTCCTCCGTTTCGCTGGGGTAACTGAGTTTGATATACAACAAAAACCTATCCAGCTGCGCTTCCGGGAGCGGATACGTTCCGGCCTGCTCGATGGGGTTTTGGGTGGCGATGATCAGGAATGGGTTCGGCAACGGATAATTCTCGCCGCCGTACGTGACGCTCTTCTCCTGCATGGCTTCGAGCAATGCGGCCTGGGTTTTGGGCGGCGTGCGGTTGATCTCGTCGGCCAGCACGACATTCGCGAATAGCGGCCCGCGGTTGAATTTGAAAAACTTCTTGCCCGTTTCGTGATCTTCTTCCAATATTTCGGTGCCTATAATGTCGCCGGGCATTAGGTCGGGCGTGAACTGTATCCGCCGGAAGCTCATATGTAGCGCCTCCGACATTGTTTTGACCATCAGCGTTTTAGCCAAACCCGGCACACCTTCTAGCAAGCAATGCCCCGATGCGAGCAATGCAATCAAAATTTCTTCAATAGCATCCTGCTGGCCCACGATCACTTTCGCGATTTCGGCTTTCAGTAAAGGAAGCTTCGCGACGAGCGAGCGGTAATGTGACGTTGAGGTTTCCAATTTTGAATGATTGAATGAGTGAATTAGTGAATAAGGGGAGGCAAGGGAGGATGGAAGAAAGGGAGGAAAGAAAGTGGGACACCCTTCCTCCATCGTCCCTTTCTTCCCTTTCCTCCTCTACCCCGTCAACGCATAAACCACAATATTCACCCCAAATCGCGTATTGTCAACCGCTAGGAAGCGTTTGTTGCGGAAATCGTAGTCCCATTCGCAGCCGTAATCCTTGTTGCTGTACAGCACGCCGATCTTTCCGTTGATGATAATGGCTTTCAGGTAGTCGTGCACGAGGTCGTCGCCCCAGCCGTTCAGCTCGAAGGAGGTGGTCGGCGGGCCGTCGTCGAATTTGAAAAAACTGTGGTAGATAGGATGGTTGTTCGGGATTTTCTGCAAGGCTTTCGGGCCGAATGTCCGTGCCATTTCCTGCTCGAACGATTTGGCAAATAGTCCGTCAATGTCGTGGTTGCAGTCATCGACGAACACGAAGCCGCCATTCTGCACATACCGTTTGAAATGGTCGCGTTCCTGGGCCGAAAATTCTACCAGCTTGTGCCCGCTCAGGTAACAGAACGGACTTTTAAAAATCTCATTACTACTCAATTGCACCACTTTTTCCTTCTCGTCGACCGGGATTGTGGTGTACTCGACCAGCGAATGCAGCAAATTGGACGGCATTCGCTGGTCGGTATCCCAGTTACCGGAAGTGTATTGGATTCTGGTGAAGAAAAAAGGTTTCAATACTAAACTGCGTCGGACAACGATGAGAACGTAAATTCCCGGATTTTCATCGGCGGGATCAGGTAATTACTGTTGGTTTCGGTGCTCACCACGCGTTCGGGCTTGCCGAGCGTTTCGAGGTTGTTGAGCATGATGACCGGGCTTTCATTAAAACGGAAGTTCTTGATCGGATGTTTGATCACCCCGTTTTCAATGTAAAAAGTACCGTCGCGCGTGAGGCCCGTGAGCAGGAGCGTTTGCGGGTCCACTTCACGAATATACCAAAGTTTGGTAACCAAGATGCCGCGCTGCGTGGATTTGATCAACTCTTCCATGCTCGCTGTGCCGCCGGCCATGATGATGTTCGTCGGGAATGGCACCGGTTTGACATTGTTCTTTTGTGCCCAATAGCGCGAACAAACGAGGTTTTTGACCACCCCTTTCTCGATCCAGCTCATCTTATTGGCAGCCTGCCCGTCACCAGCCCAGGGCGACGACGGCAATTCCGGGTGCGTAGGGTCGGAGTAAATGTTAACGCGCTCGTCGACGATCTTCTCGTTCAACTTGCTTTTGCCGCCTGCTTTGCTCAGGAACGAGCGGCCTTCGTCGGCGCTTCTCGCATCGAAATTGAAGAATATGTTTTCCAGCAGCACTGCGGCGGCCGTCGGTTCGAGGATTACCGTGTATTTACCGGGTTCCAATGCCTTCGCATCCACCGATCCTTTTGATTTCTGAATGGCGATTTTCGTAGCAGCGGCCGTATCCAGCTTGGTCACGTCGCTATACCCTTTCGCCACATAGCCGGAGCCCTTGCCGTCAGGCGTGCGCACAGTGAGCGAAAAATTCACGCTCGTGCTCGGATAATAGGCAAACAGCCCTTTCGAATTCATCATAGCCGAATAGCCCTTCTGGTTTTCGAGAAATCCGGCGGCGGTCATGTTCTGCGAACGGGTGAGGTCGAGGCTTTTGGCAACGGCGTCAGCGCGGTAAGCGGGGTTGACACCCGCAGTGGAATCGAAGAAACCGTTCGATTTCAGATAGGTCTGCGGTTCCAGCAAGCCGACGTACTCGGGATTTTCCGGCGCCAGCCGCGCCAACTCCTCGGCCCTTCTGACCACTTTTTCAATGGATTCGTCGCTGAATTCGTCGATCGTCGCGACGCCCACTTTTTTCCCGAATGCGGATTGAACCTGCAAATTCTGGTTGATCAGCGAGCCGCTCGTCGACACTTCGTTGCGGGCATAGCGCAGGTTCCCGCGCTCCTCGCCCAGTATATTCACCTCGCATTCATCTGCTTTGGAATAGCTCAGCACTTTCTGACAAAGCGCCTTTGCTTCTGCTTCTGTTAGTATGATGGCCATTTTTTAATTTTGAATGATTGAATGATTGAATGAGTGAATGAGTGAATGAGTGAATGAGTGACCGGGTCGCCGGAGCGATGAGCCGCCGTGGAACGGGGAATGACCGAATCAGTGAATGAGTGAATTTTGAATGAGCAGCCGTGGAACGGGGAGTGAGTGAATAAAAGTCAAGTATCGTCAGGTGAGCTGAGGCGTTGACTTTTTAATCCTGACAATTTCATGACTACTCCTGACTCAATGACAATTTATTCAATCATTCAATCATTCGGTCATTCAGTCATTCACACATTCGCTCATTCACTCATTCACTCATTCACTCATTCCCCGTTCCACGGCGGCTCATTCCCCGTTCCACGGCGGCTCATTCCCCGTTCCACGGCGGCTCATCGCTCCGGCGACCCGGTCACTCATTATATCTTCCTCGCCGTATTGATCACATTTACCCCATTGAACCGCGCCGTCGAACTGCCGTGCGAAACGGCGCTGGATTGCATGGGTTGGCCTTTGCCGTCGAAGAATGAACCGCCCAGGCGGTAGTCGCGCTCGTCGCATACCTGTACGCATGAGTTCCAGAATTCCTGGGTGTTGGACTGGTAGGCCACGTCTTTCAGCATGCCGGCGATTTTACCATCTTTGATTTCGTAGTACAGCTGGCCCCCGAACTGGAAGTTGTAGCGCTGCTGGTCGATCGAGAAGGAGCCGTCGCCGATGATGTAAATGCCCTTTTTGACATCCTTGATCATCTCTTCTACCGACAACGGCGTTTTGCCTGCCGCCAGCGATACATTCGGCATGCGCTGGAACTGGACGGAGCTCCAACTGTCGGCATAGCAACAGCCGTGCGATTCTTTGGCACCAATAATGTGCGCCTGGTCACGGATGGCCTGATAGTTGACCAGCACGCCGTCCTTCACCAGGTCCCACTGTTTGGTATCCACCCCTTCATCGTCCCAGCCCACGGCCCCGAGCGAGCCTACTTGCTTTTTGTCGGCAATGAGGTTCACTTGCTTGCTGCCGTACTGGAAGTTTTTCGATTGCCATTTGTCAAGTGTAGCGAAGGATGTTCCGGCAAAATTGGCCTCATATCCCAGCACGCGGTCGAGTTCGAGCGGGTGACCTACGGATTCGTGGATCGTCAGCCACAAATGCGACGGATCGAGGACCAGGTCGTACTTGCCCGCTTCCACCGATTTCGCCGTCAGCTTTTCTTTCGCTTGCTTTGCGGCGGCCGTGGCGTCTTCGAGCATGTCGTAACCCATGTTGTAGCGGGTCGTGACGCCGGTAATCTTGTCTGCCGGGTTTGCTTGCAAATAATCATAGCCCATACCCATCGGCGCGCTGAGCGAGCGGCGCGTTTCGAACTTGCCGGTTTTGGGATCAATGGCGGTGACATTGAAAAGCGGCCAGATCCGGTGAATGTCCTGGTCGATGTAAGAGCCGTCCGTGGAAGCGAAATATTTTTGCTCATTCACCTGGAAAAGTATTGAATTCACGTAGTTGGCCCCATTTTTCATCGCTGCGTCGTTCACCGAAAGCAGCAGGTCCACCTTTTCCTTGATGGGAATTTCAAATGCATTCTTTTTAATGGGCGCCTTCCAGCTTACTTCGCCGAAACCCTTCTGAGGAGCGAGCTGCACAGGCTCCTTCACCAGCTTCGCATTGGCTTTGGCAATGGCAACGGCCTCTTCCGCTGCTTTTGCCAGCTGGGCTTCATTCTTGGCGTCGACTACCGCAGCAAAGCCCCAGCAGCCATTGGCGATCACCCGCACACCCACGCCGTAAGATTCGGTATTGACAATATTTTCGACCTTATCCTCCCGCGTAGTCACATATTGATTGAGGTAGCGGCCGATGCGCACATCGGCATAGGAGGCGCCTTTGGACTTGGCCGTGTTGAGGGCGGCATCGGCGAGCCGTTTCTTAACGGCCACGTCGTCACCCGCGACCAGGAATGCCTCCGGTGCCACGGGACGGCCCGTTGCGAAGCCGGGCAACATGAACGCTCCCGTTCCCAGCCCGGCCAGATGAATGAAATCTCGTCGTTTCAAAGTGTAGATATTTAGCTAATAGTGATATTGGGTGAGTTGAAAAAAGTGCAAATCATAAGTTAACGAATGACGGCACTGAGATCAACTCACCTGGTATGGGTGGCAGGAAATCGGTTTAAATGGATTACGGTTACCGCTACACTGCGTCCGAAAGGCTTGTAAACGTAAAATCGCGGATTTTGAGAGGTGGAATCAGGCTGCCGTTCGTGCGCACGGGTTTCCCGATCGCCTCCACGTTATTGAGCATGATTACCGGGCTTTCATTGAACCGGAAATTTTTGACCGGGTATTTGATCTGGCCGTTCTCGATGTAAAAAGTGCCGTCGCGCGTGAGGCCGGTGTAGAGCAGCGTTTGCGGGTCTACGCTGCGGATATACCAGAAACGGGTGACGAGAATGCCCTTTTCCGTGCTTTTGATCAGGTCGGCCAG includes:
- a CDS encoding DUF4159 domain-containing protein, giving the protein MKPFFFTRIQYTSGNWDTDQRMPSNLLHSLVEYTTIPVDEKEKVVQLSSNEIFKSPFCYLSGHKLVEFSAQERDHFKRYVQNGGFVFVDDCNHDIDGLFAKSFEQEMARTFGPKALQKIPNNHPIYHSFFKFDDGPPTTSFELNGWGDDLVHDYLKAIIINGKIGVLYSNKDYGCEWDYDFRNKRFLAVDNTRFGVNIVVYALTG
- a CDS encoding BatA domain-containing protein, whose translation is MTLLQPYMLWGLLAIAIPVAIHFWYQKKGRTIAWAATRWLGEQTALRHRGFRLNEVWLMLLRCLLVALLAFILSKPITDWFGGTELKEVIHVVQADRAVLENYRFELENALAGGEKMYWLGASPERISRLENVPMKAGDPADLQRNMNALADGFPKFFKLYFNSALPSDFPRVYVPGAYQLFAFADTASRKPLVLKEINAAEKALIHMLLDYSDAGQRQTMSAALAALAKVHGFLFEIETQKNLTKHYDWIFTDQPVQATRSGTTYVVSGNAYQWGAPAQVIQLPERLLMAESQLVETARLPEWLGDLFVKEMDLQKANVPLSTKQLNALFEKSGDSVTEQSALFRPWLLLAWVLLLVAERWLSLLKPVGNNG
- a CDS encoding DUF58 domain-containing protein, yielding MQKTTGLLASSLIKLKNLQLTGKLVSEELMLGIHSSKRSGIGIEFEQYRHYAPGDDPKRIDWKLFARTNKHLVRESSTESDRQIRFVIDLSGSMNYAENGVSRLQYAQILLASLAYLGYIQNDQMSLYGLRDGHVETICGTGSGSSAKQAFQKILVGLEKTSAQGSWQSGGLRHAEFQSKRKEQLILVSDLFQAGDEWLSWVRSLAGPHREIVVFQILGDQEADFDLKGFYRFKDLESGREIELDAESAGIRFHASMQTYLDELRNALQIPHVRFIRARLSDPIGMVLKAFLARKKSA
- a CDS encoding TldD/PmbA family protein, with translation MKRRDFIHLAGLGTGAFMLPGFATGRPVAPEAFLVAGDDVAVKKRLADAALNTAKSKGASYADVRIGRYLNQYVTTREDKVENIVNTESYGVGVRVIANGCWGFAAVVDAKNEAQLAKAAEEAVAIAKANAKLVKEPVQLAPQKGFGEVSWKAPIKKNAFEIPIKEKVDLLLSVNDAAMKNGANYVNSILFQVNEQKYFASTDGSYIDQDIHRIWPLFNVTAIDPKTGKFETRRSLSAPMGMGYDYLQANPADKITGVTTRYNMGYDMLEDATAAAKQAKEKLTAKSVEAGKYDLVLDPSHLWLTIHESVGHPLELDRVLGYEANFAGTSFATLDKWQSKNFQYGSKQVNLIADKKQVGSLGAVGWDDEGVDTKQWDLVKDGVLVNYQAIRDQAHIIGAKESHGCCYADSWSSVQFQRMPNVSLAAGKTPLSVEEMIKDVKKGIYIIGDGSFSIDQQRYNFQFGGQLYYEIKDGKIAGMLKDVAYQSNTQEFWNSCVQVCDERDYRLGGSFFDGKGQPMQSSAVSHGSSTARFNGVNVINTARKI
- a CDS encoding AAA family ATPase; this encodes MEEGCPTFFPPFLPSSLASPYSLIHSFNHSKLETSTSHYRSLVAKLPLLKAEIAKVIVGQQDAIEEILIALLASGHCLLEGVPGLAKTLMVKTMSEALHMSFRRIQFTPDLMPGDIIGTEILEEDHETGKKFFKFNRGPLFANVVLADEINRTPPKTQAALLEAMQEKSVTYGGENYPLPNPFLIIATQNPIEQAGTYPLPEAQLDRFLLYIKLSYPSETEELDVLRTTTGTLKPEIGRILSDTEIAELQKLTRQVHIADELLVQINQLVRASRPENTDSQFVREWCDWGAGPRAGQALVLCAKARAVLHERFAVVPEDIRALAFPVLRHRIAMNFRAEAEGITSDQVIDELLSAR
- a CDS encoding TldD/PmbA family protein: MAIILTEAEAKALCQKVLSYSKADECEVNILGEERGNLRYARNEVSTSGSLINQNLQVQSAFGKKVGVATIDEFSDESIEKVVRRAEELARLAPENPEYVGLLEPQTYLKSNGFFDSTAGVNPAYRADAVAKSLDLTRSQNMTAAGFLENQKGYSAMMNSKGLFAYYPSTSVNFSLTVRTPDGKGSGYVAKGYSDVTKLDTAAATKIAIQKSKGSVDAKALEPGKYTVILEPTAAAVLLENIFFNFDARSADEGRSFLSKAGGKSKLNEKIVDERVNIYSDPTHPELPSSPWAGDGQAANKMSWIEKGVVKNLVCSRYWAQKNNVKPVPFPTNIIMAGGTASMEELIKSTQRGILVTKLWYIREVDPQTLLLTGLTRDGTFYIENGVIKHPIKNFRFNESPVIMLNNLETLGKPERVVSTETNSNYLIPPMKIREFTFSSLSDAV